From the genome of Gammaproteobacteria bacterium:
TTCGCAGGCCGGATCTGGTGATCAGCTGCCGGATGATCGAGCGTGGCCCGATGTCGATCGAAGGGCGCAAGGAGGAAGCCGAGGCTGTACCGGGGCTCATTACCTTGGCGGTCGAGGCGGAGGCCGACGGAGTCGATGCCGTGGTGATCGACTGCATGGGCGACCCGGGCGTCGATGTGTTGCGCGAGATCGTCTCGATCCCCGTGCTCGGGCCTGCACGCACGTCGATGACCGTAGCCGCGAACATCGGACACCGTTTCTCGATTCTCACCGTCCTCGAGCGGTCGCGACCGCTGGTGGATGAGCAAGTGGAACGAGCAGGGCTCTCCGGGAGGCTGGCCTCGGTACGAGTGGTCGATTTGCCGGTGCTCGAGATCGAGAGCCACCCGGACGA
Proteins encoded in this window:
- a CDS encoding hydrogenase expression protein HupH; translated protein: MTHIRILVPVVPSDSLPGPDEILEIYAPLRRPDLVISCRMIERGPMSIEGRKEEAEAVPGLITLAVEAEADGVDAVVIDCMGDPGVDVLREIVSIPVLGPARTSMTVAANIGHRFSILTVLERSRPLVDEQVERAGLSGRLASVRVVDLPVLEIESHPDETFEKLMAQAERAARDDRADVIIPGCTGYVGLAESIEQELHARGLLATVLDPMPLTIRMAAVLAESGHSHPKSAYMAPG